In the genome of Podospora pseudocomata strain CBS 415.72m chromosome 7, whole genome shotgun sequence, the window AACCACCTCAGACAGCCCATCGCCCAGATTCTTCTTACAAGGAACGATATCGCTGATGTGAGTTACCTTGCTGGTTATCCCCCCTTGTGTAACATACCACTtacacaccctccccctttaGCGATCACGCTACCTCAACGCCCAAAGAACAATCAacgagctcctcgacatgggcgTCATCCCCATCGTCAACGAAAACGACACCCTCGCCGTCTCCGAGATCAAATTCGGTGACAACgacaccctctccgccgTCACAGCCGCCATGGTCCACGCCGATTTGTTGTTCCTCATGACAGACGTCGACTGCCTCTACGACAAGAACCCCCGGACGAACCCAGACGCCCAACCAATCGAAGTAGTAGAGGATATCTCCTCCCTCGTAGCAGACGTCTCAACGGCCGGCTCCTCCCTCGGGACGGGGGGAATGTCCACCAAGATCGTCGCTGCCAGACTGGCCACCTCGGCGGGGGTGACAACAGTCATTACCAAATCATCCAACCCCGGGAACATTGTCAACATTGTCAAATACATCCAGTCCTCCCGGTCCCCCGGCTCTCCGTCCAAATCCGGCTCCGACTCGGAGGAGGGCGACACTCCAGAAATcatgtcctcctccacctcctccctcaagaAACCagccatccccctccacacccgcttccttccctcccctcacccAGTCAGGGATCGCTACTTCTGGATCCTGCACGGTTTACGCCCCCACGGCACGTTGTTCATCGACACGGGCTGCTACAAGGCCCTTTTGAACAAAGCCGGTCTTTTACCCGTCGGAGTTGTCGACGTGGAGGGGACTTTCCACCAGCAGGAAGCGGTCCGGATCTGTGTCGTGGATAAGAAACACCCTGGGCAGCAACCgcaggaggtggggaggtgtCTGACGAATTATTCGAGCGCGGAGGTGAGCAGGATCAAGGGAAAGCACACGAGTGAGATtccggggttgttggggtacATGGACAGCGAGTATGTCGCGCAGAGGGAGAGCATCAGTTTTTTCAGCGGGTTTCACGGCGGGGGGGTGAGCAGGCCGGTTACGCCGGTGGGGAGCGGGGTTAACCTGGCGGGGATGGTGACGcccaagaggaggggggcggggacgccggcgcaggaggagaggaggttggaggcggaggataaggagttggaggacgaggggtTGGTCatgagggggaagaaggaggaggggcagcagGTTaggtttgtggaggaggtcaaaattgtgggggaggagggtaagTAGATGATAGGCAATATTCCATTTTTGCTTTTGATATCTTGGCcgtgttggttgggttgtgaAGAGCGGATGGATATAGACAAGACAAAAATAGAagcatcacacacacacatgatTCGGCAACGAAGAAGAGGCTGGTGTCCCTTTTATGCAGATTCGCATATATGCCAAAGACGCAAACATGATTTAGTAACAAACGCCAAGACGCCCCCTATTTTATTTACCATACATgttcccactcccccacGGGTatcatctctctctctctccccaaACCTAACCAGCAAAAAGCGTATCCTCATCCCTCAAATACTCGCCGCAATCCGCCTGCCTAAAgcacaccacccccgtcgggtccaacctcctcgcctcggTCGTGCTCCGCGCCGTAACGCCAAACCCGAGCGGGATATCCGCCATGCTGTACACCACGCACCCCTGATGCTCAGGGCAATCCTCGCTCCACCTCCCGACGTGGGCCTTGACGACGTTTGATCCGTAAAGGAAGGGTTGGGCACCGTTCTCCTTGATCCAGATCTTGTGACGGGCGCCCTGGGaaaggatggggagggccGTGATGTGGAGGCGGAATTTACCCGTCTTTGTGAGCTTCCCCAGGCAGGtgccgagggagaggagggcgtcgcgggagatggaggtggcgaggttggcgatggagaGCTTGACGTAGTAGACGCGGGAGTGGTTGAGCCGGAAGACGTAGCGGTCGCCGTCTTCGAGGGGGGCGATGAGGGATTTTAGGTCGGACATGTAGTTTGCCAGCTATCAATCACAGTCCATGTCAGTGAATTGTCccgggaggatgatggggaaggaAAAGTACCTTGTCGAGGACCGTCTTCATTTCTTCGTCTGTTAGGGCGCgcattttggcggtgggtGTATTATTTAATTAAGAAGGTGTCGCTGAGTTGATGAGATGTTGGGGGAAGGTGCGACAGGCGCTGGGAACGGGAAttggtttgtttggggggggtgatgcgttttcctggtgttgatgatgatgatggatggctgCTGCTTATCGCAAAGCTTCAACTGAAAAAAAATCAGGAGCCAGAGGATGCCAATCGCCTGCGTGGGGTCCACAGTGTGGGGGAGAGACCCGCTTTTAGCCGCTGCGTTGGGCAGAGGAGGCTTGGCGTTAACCTCACTTCATCATTTTGCTGGTGATTTGTTGATGATTCACTTTGAATGGCGACAGAAGAGAGGTGAGTGGTAGGTAAAAAGGATTTTGGATTGTTAAGACCTCCGTGGTTAGCCTCCATCTTAATCCACGGTTGTTTCCAGGGTAAATCATCATGATCCTCTAGGAAAGCACGTCGATATATTGACTTGAGCGGTTGGTGGCATAGATTTCACTTTGGCAGGACTCATGGCAGGCATCAAGAATGATCATCCTAATCCCATAACACTTCAAATCATCAAAGAACACTGATGCACGATATTATTCATTGGGCAACCACCCAATGTATTTCTGCCGACTACCTAACTCGAGTTATTCAGGCACAACTCTATCAACTCCCGCTCGAAATAGCACCACGCAAATATGCTATCTACTATCACTGAGAGATACCCCTAACTGATGACCATGATTTTCATGACTGCTTAGAGAGCATATCCCAGCACAGCAACGACCATGACAATGCAGTACCAAACCTGAGCACCACGGCCGCCACCATTGTTGGCAGAGCCGGACGAGGGGTAGACCGAAGTCGAGGGGACAGAGTAGGTGAAGGTGCTGTTCCCGTTACCGTGTCCAAGAGAGGGGAGAATGGTGCCAATTGTGCCCGCAGTGCCGCTGACTGTGACAGTGGCGACAGTGACGGTCGTGCTCACATAGACAGTCGAGTTGGCCGACAGAGACACGGTGTCAGTCAGAGTCTTGGTGGCAGTGTTGGTGCTCGAGATTGTGTTGACAGTGCTGGGCTGCTCGTGAATGGAGGAAATGGAGCCGATAAACGGAAGGTAACCATGATcagaggttgtggtggtctCGACGTCGGTGCTCGTAGAGTCCATGGCGGTCTCGGTGATTGTGCCGGTGGAAGTGACAGTCTCTGTGACGGTGCCGACCATGTTATCGCCACTGGACAGAGAGCCAGACAAGGGAGGGCCGGCGGTCTGCATGGGGTCATCGCTGTTGAGGGTAGTGACGGTCACAGTGACGGTGACGGACCCGCCAGTGCAGCTCGACTCGGTGGAGCTGAaaggagaagatggtcaACATTTTGATAAACTTATGGCCACAAAAAGCAATGGCTGCGACCTACGAGATTGCAGTGACTACGGGAACACTGATGGAAGAGGTAGTGCAGAGAGTGTCGGCCTGGACCTCATCACCGCGGGCGACGATGCCATTGCTACCGGCGACTGCGACTGATGTTAGCTATCGAAGGTCGAAGAAAAGATTCAATTTTAAGGCCATCACCTACCAACAGGGACAGCACAGAGAGCCAAACCAATCATCGacttgaggatggaggcACGGTGGCCGATGGTCTTGCGGGTGGTGAAAATCATGACGAATATCTCAAGATGGGATAACGAGTGACtgtttgtggtggttgcAGTTAGCAATGGTGAATGACCAAGTAGATGGGTGACAGGATGGTTGGGTAAAGGTGAGAGTCACGGGGCAGAAGGAAAACAACGAACTGTTTTGAGGAGAGCCGCGTGCTGCTGAGTTTAGGTGGGGTTTGGGTGAGATGGTGCGAGTGGAAGCAGGGTgcagaaggaggggaggggattATATGGGCAGATGAGGTGGGCAGAATGCTTTGCTGGGCGGGACAGAGCCTCTCCAGCGAGCTACAGCAGTCGCCCCAACGATGCGGTGGGCGGGATAGAAGACAATAACATCATACATACCGGATTCTTGACTATTCAAGAATGATGCTGGACAGGATTGTCGGAACAAGAATGCTAGTCACGGAGGCGAAAGAGCGGTTGTGGCGAAATGCCGAGTGGTGAAGAGTTGAAGTTATTGTggtgaggggagagggaaaggcgGAAATGGATGCTACGACGACAGCAAAATAAACCGGGCCGAGGTCGAAAACAGGGAACCGGTGAATGTCAGCTGGGTCACAGCCACTCAGGGAGCAAGTCAATGGGCAATTTTGTCAACCTGGGATGGAATTAGGGTCGTGGGACCTGATTGGTCAAATAAGGAAAGAGCAAAATAGGGCTATCATCTGAGCTCCAACACCACACGGCCATCACAAAGAGTCGCCATAGACAGGCATGGACAGGTAGGTAGCTCTCGTTGCCTAGGGTC includes:
- the NIP7 gene encoding ribosome biosynthesis protein nip7 (BUSCO:EOG09264PD5; EggNog:ENOG503NVZ1; COG:J), translating into MRALTDEEMKTVLDKLANYMSDLKSLIAPLEDGDRYVFRLNHSRVYYVKLSIANLATSISRDALLSLGTCLGKLTKTGKFRLHITALPILSQGARHKIWIKENGAQPFLYGSNVVKAHVGRWSEDCPEHQGCVVYSMADIPLGFGVTARSTTEARRLDPTGVVCFRQADCGEYLRDEDTLFAG
- the PRO1 gene encoding Glutamate 5-kinase (COG:E; EggNog:ENOG503NUC0; BUSCO:EOG09262IZO); protein product: MEADSESSMRGPRPLGVVIKLGTSSIVDEKSHEPLLSILTLIVETAVKLRKDGHRVIIVSSGAIGVGLRRMDVEKRPKHLSKLQALAAIGQCRLMSLWDSLFNHLRQPIAQILLTRNDIADRSRYLNAQRTINELLDMGVIPIVNENDTLAVSEIKFGDNDTLSAVTAAMVHADLLFLMTDVDCLYDKNPRTNPDAQPIEVVEDISSLVADVSTAGSSLGTGGMSTKIVAARLATSAGVTTVITKSSNPGNIVNIVKYIQSSRSPGSPSKSGSDSEEGDTPEIMSSSTSSLKKPAIPLHTRFLPSPHPVRDRYFWILHGLRPHGTLFIDTGCYKALLNKAGLLPVGVVDVEGTFHQQEAVRICVVDKKHPGQQPQEVGRCLTNYSSAEVSRIKGKHTSEIPGLLGYMDSEYVAQRESISFFSGFHGGGVSRPVTPVGSGVNLAGMVTPKRRGAGTPAQEERRLEAEDKELEDEGLVMRGKKEEGQQVRFVEEVKIVGEEGK